TTCTGGGTGCCCGTGGTCACCCATGGACCAATTGGtatgcacttcctcccttctgaggtCCATAAAAACGATGGGCTCAGCCAGAGGAGGGCAGAGGATGGAGAGATGACTGAATGACCAGCTGAGAAGAGGAGccaccctctctgctgagagctgggaaGATGACAGGATGAACAGCTGCAGATAGGAGCTCTCCTCTCTAGGGCCTCCTCTTTGCTGAGGGCTGAACACTTGACAGGatgacctgcctacagagaggagctacccactgtgggtctcttCTGAGCTATTCTATCACTTAACAAAGCTCCTCtttgtcttgctcaccctccattTGTCTGTGTACctttcttcctggatgcaggataAGAACTCAGGCAAAAGTGCCagcagccacagaggtttccagccagaaagAGCAACACCCCAAAGATTCCATAACaataccagaaggaaaaaaaaaaaaagaaatgaatggaagaaatgtttgaaacaataatgactgagaatttccccaaattcatgtcagacaccaaaccacagatccaggaagctcagagaacaccaagcaagATAAAtgccaacaaagcaagacctcatctcctgAAAGGTGCTTACTTTCTGGGAGACACAGATCCCCTCCTGGAAGAGGCCCATGACCACACGGCAGGAGTTCCTTTCCGAGACTGCCAAGCACCTGTAGCAGTGCAGACCCTGAGCTCTCTTCATGCACAGCAGGGCCATCAGCAGGACCAGGGCAAAGGTCTTCATGGCATAGGAACTGCTcattcttcctctcttgccagtCATTTAGTTTCAATAAACTAAAATTTGTTCTTAGTTttgtagcttaaaaaaaaactacaaataagccAGTGCAATTTCCACAACCATGTTGTCTTGTACATTTTCTGATGCTATAACAGAAGTGGAttggataatttaaaaagaacagagatttatttcttatggttctggaggctgggaagtccaaggtccaGGGGTccacatctggcaagggccttcttgctgtgtcaccccaTGGCAGAATGCAAAAGACAAGAGAGCCCATGCACACAAGAGGGGAAAGGGGTCTGAACtcatcctttattttttatttttatttttttattatactttaagttttagggtacatgtgcttgtgcaggttagttacatatgtatacatgtgccatgctggtgcgctgcacccactaacttgtcatctagcagtaggtatatctcccgatgctatcccgcccccctccccccaccccacaacagtccccagagtgtgatattccccttcctgtgtccatgtgatctcattgttcaattcccacctatgagtgagaatatgcggtgtttggttttttgttcttgcgatagtttactgagaatgatgatttccaatttcatccatgtccctacaaaggacatgaactcatcattttttatggctgcatagtgttccatggtgtatatgtgccacattttcttaatccagtctatcatagatcgacatttgggttggttccaagtctttgctattgtgaataatgccgcaataaacatacgtgtgcaggtgtctttataacagcatgatttatagtcctttgggtatatacccagtaatgggatggctgggtcaaatggtatttccagttctagatccctgaggaatcgccacactgacttccaccatggttgaactagtttacagtcccaccaacagtgtaaaagtgttcctatttctccacatcctctccagcacctgttgtttcctgactttttaatgattgccattctaactggtgtgagatggtatctcattgtggttttgatttgcagttctctgatggccagtgatgatgagcattttttcatgtgttttttggctgcataaatgtcttcttttgagaagtgtctgttcatgtcctttgcccactttttgatggggttgtttgtttttttcttgtaaatttgtttgagttcattgtagattctggatattagccctttgtcagatgagtaggttgcaaaaattttctcccattttgtaggttgcctgttcaactctgatggtagtttcttttgctgtgcagaagctctttagtttaattagatcccatttgtcaattttgtcttttgttgccattgcttttggtgttttagacatgaagtccttgctcatgcctatgtcctgaatggtaatgcctaggttttcttctagggtttttatggttttaggtctaacgtttaagtctttaatccatcttgaattgatttttgtataaggtgtaaggaagggatccagtttcagctttctacatatggctagccagttttcccagcaccatttattaaatagggaatcctttccccattgcttgtttttctcaggtttgtcaaagatcagatagttgtagatatgcggcgttatttctgagggctctgttctgttccattgatctatatctctgttttggtaccagtaccatgctgttttggttactgtagccttatagtatagtttgaagtcaggtagtgtgatgcctccagctttgttcttttggcttaggattgacttggcgatgagggctcttttttggttccatatgaactttaaagtagttttttccaattctgtgaagaaagtcattggtagcttgatggggatggcattgaatctgtaaattaccttgggcagtatggccattttcacgatattgattcttcctacccatgagcatggaatgttcttccatttgtttgtatcctcttttatttccttgagcagtggtttgtagttctccttgaagaggtccttcacatcccttgtaagttggattcctaggtattttattctctgtgaagcaattgtgaatgggagttcactcatgatttggctctctgtttgtctgttgttggtgtataagaatgcttgtgatttttgtacattgattttgtatcctgagactttgctgaagttgcttatttgcactccagcctgggggacagagtgaaactctgtcacaacaacaacaaaatcaatgcAGTATAATTACCAAGTATTAGATTCTAGAGTGATCTGTGACTCTGCTACCCCAGAACAGTCTAGATGAGGTCAGATCTTGACACAGGGCTTTTTGGGTGGTATTCCTGCAGAAGGAGAGAAGTGGGAGAGGGGAATAAGAGGGAGGGTGGTAGCAGCAGTGGCGGGGAAGGAACAGAGACATGGAGAAAGACAGAGTTGCATGGTTACTGAGAGATGGGAAGGTATGGAACCCAGCAGAGACTGCACATCTGGGTGGGACATGGACAACCAAGCTCCATTCCCTACTCCCCCCTCCCACAGCCTGGACTGGAGTCAGATCCTTACCTGGGCACAGATCCTGGTGATAGGGGAGGACTTGCAATCTGGCTTCATGCCTGGGACCTTGAACCTCACAACTGTCTGGTTCTGAGAGCCCAAAGACTCCAGGCAGCAGTGCTGGAAGCAGGGCCAGAAGGTGCAGCTGGAGCCGCAGAGCCGGGTCTGGTTCAAGTCTAGGATGACACCGTCATCACAGCACTGCTCCAAGGGGTTGTAGGTCCACTCCCCGCACCTGGGCGCTGGCTGGCATAGCCACAGTCTAAGATCTGGAAGAGTCGGGGCTGGATGGGCTGCAAGGACCAGCCTAGGACCACCTCCCCACCAACCTTAATGCTGTTCTCTCCTCCCTCACTGCATCTGTTCTCACCTGTGACTCCTTCTGAGTTTGAACCCAAAAGTTCAAAAATGAAGATGGCAGCTGAGAAGCAGAAGGAGAGCGAGAATGATTCTGAGGTCACTAGGTCTTGACCACGGGGCACAGGATGATGTCTCTGAGCTTCTCTGGTTGCTGTTAACAGCTCAGAGTGGATTTTGGGACTGGCTGTGGGTGCAGGTCCTGGGGACTGGGCTTGGCAGGTGAGGAAAGGCAGGGAGGGCTCTGGGAAAAGTTAAGCTTCTGGAATTTGCAGTTCAGGAGACAGATTACAATGCAGTCACAGATGACATAGCAGTGATTATGAGGTGGGACACCAATAATTAAATAGGGAAGAGAGAATTAACTTTGAAGTTCAGAAATAATTAGGGATGTGATATCATTAGGGATTAGCTTAGCCTAGGGCTGGGGTCTCCTTACCAGAAATTCTGGGCACCATGGGTTAGGCTTCAGAGCAGCGGACGAGGGAGCAGCAGTGGAAATGGGTCAGTGACTTTACATAGGGGCTTATATAGGATATGAACTTACCGCCATTTAGGGAGGTGTGCAGAAGGAGTGGTTTCTTGGGAAGAGTTAGGCAAAAAGAGCTGCAGGGAACATAAATAATTCATCAAAAGCTTAATGAGATGCTTCTGGACCTGTTCCAAGTGGTTGCTGCCTCCTCAGACCC
The DNA window shown above is from Homo sapiens chromosome 19, GRCh38.p14 Primary Assembly and carries:
- the IGFL4 gene encoding insulin growth factor-like family member 4 isoform X1, with product MVPRISAAIFIFELLGSNSEGVTDLRLWLCQPAPRCGEWTYNPLEQCCDDGVILDLNQTRLCGSSCTFWPCFQHCCLESLGSQNQTVVRFKVPGMKPDCKSSPITRICAQEYHPKSPVSRSDLI